The Hyphomicrobiales bacterium nucleotide sequence CTAAATCATCAGTGATACAAGCGCGGCCACCTAAGGTCAGACCATCTCATCAAGCTAAGGTGGTCACCGCTAAAATTAATAATCCAAAGCCTGTAAAAGCTACTACGCAGCCGAAAATTGATAAAATTACGACAGCTTCCAACAAAGCTGTAGCAAATTCGGGTTTCATATGGCCCGTACGTGGTGAAGTGATAAAACGGTTTAGTGAAAAGAGCGCTGGCATTAATCTGAATGTGCCGGTTGGAACACCAGTGCGTGCTTCGGCAAGCGGTGAAGTAATTTATGCTTCAAATGGTCTTGCTGACTATGGCAATCTTGTCTTGATCCGTCACAGCAATGGTTTCGTCACCGCTTATGCCCACAACAGTCAATTGTTAGTGCGGCGTGGCGATCGTGTTCGTCAGGGTCAGGTTGTTGCTAAATCCGGTCAAAGCGGTGCTGTGAAATCACCACAGCTGCATTTTGAGCTTAGGGAAGGTAAAAAACCAGTTGATCCGTTGAACCACCTGTCAGGTTAAATAATAACCCTCAATCGAGTTTTATTGTTTTACCTAAACGGCCCGCAAGATCCTGTATGAATTGCCAAGCCACGCGACCTGATCTATTGCCGCGTGTTTTTGCCCACTCCAAGGCTTCAAAACGCCAGAGTTCTTCTTCAATCTCAAGGTTGTAGCGCTTTATATAGCCTTCGATCATATTGAGATAGTCGTCTTGGGTGCATTTATGGAATCCGAGCCAAAGCCCAAACCGGTCTGACAGCGATACTTTTTCCTCAATAGCTTCAGAGGGATTGATAGCTGTCGATCGTTCATTTTCCATCATATCGCGTGGAATCAAGTGTCGGCGATTTGATGTAGCGTAGAAAATGACATTGTCCGGACGACCTTCGACGCCGCCATCAAGCGCTGATTTGAGGGATTTATAACTAGCGTCATCGCCGTCAAAAGATAAATCATCACAAAAGACGATAAACCGATGTGGGTTGCCGTCCAAAAGGCGCATAAGGGATGGTAGGCTATCAATATCTTCGCGATGAATTTCGATGAGTTTTAATCGATGCGATGCATGGTTGTTTTCTAAAGTATCATTAATGTCGCGATGCACCGCTTTCACAAGCGAGCTTTTGCCCATTCCTCTTGCGCCCCACATCAAAACGTTATTAGCAGCATATCCATCGGCAAATTGTTCGGTATTTTTTACAAATTTATCACGGACTAAATCTATGCCCACAAGCAAATCAAGATCAACGCGGTTGATTGATTTAATTGGCTGCAAAAATCCATCTTCAGCCCGCCAGATGAAAGCATCGGCGTAATCTGCATCAAATGGCGGCGTCTTTGGTGGCACGGCACGCTCTATCAAGGCAATTAGGCCATCAAGTTTATCATTTAGGGCTTTAATTGCGTCATTACTCATTGCAACATCTCTTTGAGGTCTTAAATGGTGTTAAAGGTGTAAATTAACGTCTAAAGATGGCGTATCACGTCTATTGAATTTGAAAAAGACGAAAACGGTCAAAAAGCCCAAGCTTTAGTGGCTGAAAGATTTGCAAAATGGAATGGCATGGGTATAGTCCGGCGACTTTGAAATAAGCGTGTGAAATGAATCACGACTTTCAAACAATAGTTTTATGAAGAGGGAATTTAAATGTTCATCACACCAGCATATGCACAAGCAGCAGGCGGCGGCCCAAGCGAGGTTATATTTGGAATGCTGCCTTTCGTTTTGATTTTTGTCATAATGTATTTTTTCATTCTGCGTCCACAACGCCAAAAAATGAAAATGCACCAAGAAATGGTCAACAATGTCCGTCGTGGTGATACTGTCGTTATGTCTGGTGGCATGATTGGTAAAGTGTCAAAAGTAGTCGACGAATCTGAAATTCAAATTGAATTGGCGAAAGATGTAAAAGTACGTGCGTTTCGTCCGATGATCCATGAAGTTCGCTCAAAAGGCGAACCTGTTACTTCTGAGTAAAACTGCTTTAAAGTCATAATTGAGATAACCCAAAATGATACATTTTTCCACTTGGAAAACGACGCTTGTACTTCTGACTGTTTTGATAGGGCTTGCCTTCGCAGCACCCAATCTTGTCTCTGAGACTGCCGTAAAGAGCTGGCCTTCATGGCTCCCTGGCAAGCAAATGGTCCTTGGCCTCGATTTGCAAGGTGGTTCGCATCTTTTGATTCAGGTGGAGCAGGACGGTATTGTTGAAGAGCGTCTGCAAAACTTGCGCGATGATGTGCGGCAAGCTTTGAATGGGCGTAATATCGATGGTACGCGCGGTGAGCGGATTGGTTATACGGGGCTTGCCGTTACCAATGGTCTTGTACAATTTCGACTACGCAAAGCTGAAGATGCCGATAAGGCGAGGGAAGCACTAGCCGAAGTTGTTCGCCCAGCATTAAGCAGTGTGTTTGGTGCAGGTGTGGCCATCACGGAAGTTGTCCTTAAACAGGAAAATGGTCTTTTTCGGTTGACCCTAACCAACGAAGGTATTCAGCAGCGCGTGGCGTCAGCTGTTCAGCAATCAATTGAAGTGGTCCGTCGACGTATCGATGAACTTGGAACCACAGAGCCAACCATCCAGCGACAAGGATTTGATCGCATATTGGTTCAAGTGCCAGGTTTTGATGACCCTGAACGCTTAAAAGAACTCTTGAGCCAGACAGCTAAATTATCATTTCGTTTTGTCGATCAATCAATCACTGCTGGAGAGGCGGAACGCACGCGACCTCCTGTTGGGGCTAGACTCCTAGAAGCACAAAGCGAAGACGAACAAGCCGCTGGCATCAAGTATGTAGTTGAAGACAGAGTTATTGTATCAGGTGAAGATCTAGTTGATGCGCAGCCAGGTTTCACGCAGCAAACAAATGAAGCGGTTGTAACCTTCCGCTTTAATACCGCCGGTGCCCGCAAGTTTGGTCGCGCAACGCAAGACAATGTAGGCAGACCATTCGCGATTGTTCTGGATGATAAGGTGGTATCAGCACCGACTATTCAAGAGCCTATTCTAGGTGGCAGTGGGCAGATTACCGGTAATTTTGACGTTGATAGTGCGAATAATTTCTCCATTTTGTTACGTGCAGGTGCTTTGCCTGCTGAGCTGACAATCGTGGAAGAGCGCACAGTGGGACCAGGTCTTGGACAAGATTCCATCGATGCTGGGTTCTGGGCCTCAATTGTTGGCTCGATAGCCGTTATTATATTCATGATCTTGGTATATGGCCGGTTCGGCATTATTGCTGATTTTGCTCTTATGGCGAATATTGCACTTATCATCGGTGCGCTAACAGCACTTGGCGCAACGCTGACACTACCGGGTATTGCGGGTATCGTTTTGACCGTTGGTATGGCAGTTGATGCCAATGTTCTGATTTTCGAACGCGTGCGTGAAGAATTGCGCGACGGGCGAAAACCGATGCAAGCGATTGATGCGGGTTATTCACGGGCGCTTGGCACTATTTTGGATGCCAATATCACAACCTTCATCGCCGCCGCTATTCTGTTTTTCCTTGGTTCGGGCCCTGTTAAAGGCTTCGCGGTCACTCTTGCTATTGGTATTTTCGC carries:
- the yajC gene encoding preprotein translocase subunit YajC is translated as MFITPAYAQAAGGGPSEVIFGMLPFVLIFVIMYFFILRPQRQKMKMHQEMVNNVRRGDTVVMSGGMIGKVSKVVDESEIQIELAKDVKVRAFRPMIHEVRSKGEPVTSE
- a CDS encoding ATP-binding protein encodes the protein MSNDAIKALNDKLDGLIALIERAVPPKTPPFDADYADAFIWRAEDGFLQPIKSINRVDLDLLVGIDLVRDKFVKNTEQFADGYAANNVLMWGARGMGKSSLVKAVHRDINDTLENNHASHRLKLIEIHREDIDSLPSLMRLLDGNPHRFIVFCDDLSFDGDDASYKSLKSALDGGVEGRPDNVIFYATSNRRHLIPRDMMENERSTAINPSEAIEEKVSLSDRFGLWLGFHKCTQDDYLNMIEGYIKRYNLEIEEELWRFEALEWAKTRGNRSGRVAWQFIQDLAGRLGKTIKLD
- the secD gene encoding protein translocase subunit SecD, which translates into the protein MIHFSTWKTTLVLLTVLIGLAFAAPNLVSETAVKSWPSWLPGKQMVLGLDLQGGSHLLIQVEQDGIVEERLQNLRDDVRQALNGRNIDGTRGERIGYTGLAVTNGLVQFRLRKAEDADKAREALAEVVRPALSSVFGAGVAITEVVLKQENGLFRLTLTNEGIQQRVASAVQQSIEVVRRRIDELGTTEPTIQRQGFDRILVQVPGFDDPERLKELLSQTAKLSFRFVDQSITAGEAERTRPPVGARLLEAQSEDEQAAGIKYVVEDRVIVSGEDLVDAQPGFTQQTNEAVVTFRFNTAGARKFGRATQDNVGRPFAIVLDDKVVSAPTIQEPILGGSGQITGNFDVDSANNFSILLRAGALPAELTIVEERTVGPGLGQDSIDAGFWASIVGSIAVIIFMILVYGRFGIIADFALMANIALIIGALTALGATLTLPGIAGIVLTVGMAVDANVLIFERVREELRDGRKPMQAIDAGYSRALGTILDANITTFIAAAILFFLGSGPVKGFAVTLAIGIFATVFCACTFSRFIVVKWVLRSKPKTLSLRWILDLIPDGTTFQFMKHRRWSFPLSVVLIIASLGLFALNGLNLGIDFKGGTLVEIETTDGPADIAAIRGKLGTLGLGDIEVQEFGAPNDILIRVQQQEGGEKAQQEAIKIVRASLGETDINYRRVEVVGPRVSEELTQAGSIAVIAALLAVLVYIWFRFEWHFAIGAVVATVHDVAITIGLFALLQLDFNLSTIAAVLTIVGYSLNDTVVVYDRIRENLRKFKKRAVGSVLDLAINETLSRTTLTSVTTLLALLSLYVLGGEVIRSFTFAMIWGVIIGTYSSIFIAAPILILLNLRPGQIDQTRETDKDDEEKATA